From a region of the Pseudanabaena sp. FACHB-2040 genome:
- a CDS encoding AAA family ATPase, which translates to MSTSSLSLKAALRNLPDNATEATVNDFFANQLLQALGFQSGEIHPQYPTGGGKAVDQAARKTIGDDVFLHTKTNPYLLLELKGREVNLSTDAAQYQRTVNQLKQYLLGSNCKMSQWGIITNSCHIQLFRKHGKVIFPATQCLPLNEDNIDDIVSLIRRKIEKPNKALTVAVYNNKGGVGKTTTTVNLAGILTALGKKVLIIDFDPNQQDLTNSLGLTLTEDTVYKALTDKSVELKKAIQTYPFPLKKVNRELRFDIVPADKKLADEPEEKLRNIFKRSTLHRKLEPSRQEYDYILIDAPPNWRIFSQLAVYAADVVLIPTKHNNLFSLENAAIAIKKFIPEVQQEKNDGSPIPLPIFFNGEKTTNPQIAVARKEINSIIKAGKKEKINLLPYFYPRHTKAREDLSILEVPSYANIASSAFARVPAVYRDRSAHEYYKNLAKEYFLQ; encoded by the coding sequence ATGAGCACATCATCACTCAGCTTGAAAGCTGCCCTGAGAAACCTTCCGGATAATGCAACAGAGGCTACTGTTAATGATTTTTTTGCAAATCAACTATTACAAGCCTTGGGATTTCAATCCGGAGAAATTCATCCTCAATATCCTACTGGTGGCGGGAAAGCTGTAGACCAAGCTGCCAGAAAAACTATTGGGGACGATGTTTTTTTACACACAAAAACAAATCCCTATCTTTTGCTTGAGCTAAAAGGCAGGGAAGTAAATTTATCTACTGATGCGGCGCAATATCAGAGAACAGTCAATCAGCTAAAGCAATATTTGCTTGGCTCCAACTGCAAAATGTCCCAATGGGGAATCATTACGAATTCCTGCCATATTCAACTTTTTAGAAAGCACGGCAAGGTGATTTTTCCGGCCACTCAATGCCTTCCCTTAAACGAAGATAATATTGATGATATTGTCAGCTTAATTCGCAGAAAGATTGAAAAGCCGAACAAAGCCTTAACAGTTGCAGTCTATAACAACAAGGGTGGTGTAGGCAAAACCACCACTACTGTAAATTTGGCAGGCATTCTGACTGCTTTGGGCAAAAAAGTTTTAATTATCGACTTCGATCCCAATCAACAGGACTTAACCAACTCCCTGGGGTTAACACTCACCGAAGATACAGTTTACAAAGCATTAACTGATAAATCGGTAGAACTCAAGAAAGCCATTCAGACATATCCTTTTCCATTAAAAAAGGTAAATAGAGAACTAAGATTTGATATTGTTCCCGCAGATAAGAAGTTGGCAGATGAGCCTGAAGAGAAACTACGCAATATCTTCAAAAGAAGCACGCTGCACCGTAAACTAGAGCCTTCTCGCCAGGAATATGATTATATTCTGATTGATGCTCCTCCCAACTGGCGAATATTTAGTCAGTTGGCTGTTTATGCAGCGGACGTTGTATTGATTCCTACCAAACACAATAACTTGTTCTCATTGGAGAATGCTGCGATCGCAATCAAGAAATTCATTCCCGAAGTGCAGCAGGAGAAAAACGACGGCAGCCCCATACCCTTGCCAATTTTCTTTAATGGAGAAAAGACCACCAACCCTCAGATAGCCGTAGCTAGAAAGGAAATCAACAGTATCATCAAAGCTGGGAAGAAGGAAAAGATCAACCTACTGCCCTACTTCTACCCGCGCCATACCAAAGCTAGAGAAGACCTGTCTATTCTCGAAGTACCTAGTTACGCTAATATAGCCAGTTCTGCTTTCGCCCGTGTCCCTGCAGTGTATCGAGACCGATCAGCCCACGAATACTATAAAAACTTGGCTAAGGAGTACTTTCTACAATGA
- a CDS encoding prohibitin family protein yields the protein MKDQPNWQTLVLVGLVSLLAVVGLNSFVIINPGEAGVLSILGKAQDGALLEGVHFKPPLVAKVDVYDVTVQKFEVPAQSSTKDLQQLSASFAINFRLDPIEVVTIRRTQGTLQNIVSKIIAPQTQESFKVAAARRTVEEAITKRDELKQDFDDALGQRLDKYGIIVLDTSVVDLNFSTEFSKAVEEKQIAEQRAQRAVYIAREAEQEAEATINRAKGQAEAQRLLRETLTSELLQKQAIEKWDGKFPQVLGGDGAVPFINLDPQDLQTNRR from the coding sequence ATGAAAGATCAGCCAAACTGGCAAACCCTTGTGCTGGTGGGCCTGGTGTCGCTTTTAGCGGTTGTCGGCCTCAATTCCTTTGTAATTATCAATCCTGGTGAGGCCGGCGTCCTCAGCATTTTGGGTAAAGCACAGGATGGGGCGTTGCTGGAGGGGGTACACTTCAAACCTCCCCTGGTTGCCAAAGTCGATGTTTACGATGTGACGGTGCAAAAATTTGAGGTGCCCGCCCAGAGTTCTACTAAGGACTTGCAGCAGCTCTCGGCTAGCTTTGCCATCAACTTCCGCCTCGACCCGATTGAAGTGGTGACTATTCGCCGCACCCAAGGCACACTGCAAAACATTGTGTCTAAAATCATCGCCCCTCAAACCCAGGAATCTTTTAAGGTTGCAGCCGCCCGCCGCACCGTTGAAGAAGCGATTACCAAGCGGGATGAACTCAAGCAAGATTTTGACGACGCCCTAGGGCAGCGGCTTGATAAGTACGGCATTATCGTCTTAGATACTAGCGTGGTCGATCTCAACTTCTCGACCGAGTTTTCTAAGGCTGTCGAAGAAAAGCAAATCGCTGAGCAGCGCGCCCAAAGAGCTGTTTACATTGCGCGAGAAGCTGAGCAAGAAGCCGAAGCCACGATTAACCGAGCCAAAGGACAAGCCGAAGCCCAGCGTCTGTTGCGCGAAACTCTAACGTCTGAACTGTTGCAGAAACAGGCCATTGAAAAATGGGACGGCAAGTTTCCCCAAGTGCTGGGCGGCGACGGAGCAGTTCCCTTTATCAACCTAGATCCACAAGACCTGCAAACCAATCGGCGCTAG
- the map gene encoding type I methionyl aminopeptidase — MNYQTLLTNAVNPPTAAPAGIVLLSSRELEKMRRAGHLAAQLLDHLEPMVQPGVSTQELNDEAAHWTAAHGAISAPLGYAPSGHPPFKGSICTSANEVVCHGIPSPKHILKDGDIINIDVTPILDGYHGDTSRTFLVGNPSPLARKLVEVTHEAMMRGIAEIKPGARVGDIGAAIQEYAEANGFSVVRDMVGHGVGRQFHTEPQIPHYGKRGTGLKLRPGMVFTVEPMLNEGTYKIKVLADRWTVLTKDKKLSAQFEHTVAVTQDGVEILTQL; from the coding sequence GTGAACTACCAGACCTTGCTAACAAACGCTGTCAACCCCCCAACCGCCGCACCTGCGGGCATTGTCTTGCTCTCCTCTAGAGAACTCGAAAAAATGCGTCGCGCCGGACATTTGGCCGCTCAGCTACTCGATCACCTAGAGCCAATGGTTCAACCCGGTGTGAGCACTCAGGAACTCAATGACGAGGCCGCCCACTGGACAGCAGCCCACGGAGCTATCAGCGCGCCGCTGGGCTATGCACCATCGGGGCATCCGCCGTTTAAGGGCTCAATTTGCACTAGCGCGAATGAGGTGGTGTGCCACGGCATCCCCAGTCCTAAGCACATTCTCAAAGATGGCGACATCATCAACATCGATGTCACGCCCATTCTCGACGGCTACCACGGCGACACATCGAGAACATTTTTGGTAGGCAACCCGTCTCCGCTGGCTCGAAAGCTGGTCGAGGTGACTCACGAAGCGATGATGCGAGGCATTGCCGAAATTAAGCCAGGAGCCAGAGTTGGCGATATTGGTGCGGCGATTCAGGAATATGCCGAAGCCAATGGGTTCTCTGTGGTGCGCGACATGGTGGGGCATGGCGTGGGCAGACAATTCCACACAGAGCCGCAAATTCCGCACTACGGCAAGCGCGGCACCGGCCTAAAGCTGCGACCGGGAATGGTATTTACGGTTGAGCCGATGCTGAATGAAGGCACCTACAAAATCAAAGTTTTGGCTGACCGCTGGACGGTTCTCACTAAAGATAAAAAGCTCTCGGCCCAGTTTGAGCATACGGTTGCCGTTACTCAAGACGGGGTCGAAATTTTGACCCAACTATAA